Within Lates calcarifer isolate ASB-BC8 unplaced genomic scaffold, TLL_Latcal_v3 _unitig_2060_quiver_1734, whole genome shotgun sequence, the genomic segment ACTTTGATGGTTGTTTTCCTCATGATAGTTGGATACTGCAGAGGTTTACATAtggacacatacctgtcatagGCCATGGCTGCCAACAGTAAAAAACTGCAATAGCCAAAgtgtaataaataaaagtctgaAAGACACAGGCTGGATAAGTTATGAcctgtttttcagataaaaggTCAATCAAAAGCTTTGGTAGATGTTAGTGCTGTAGAACAGAGTTCACTAacaaagctgcaatgaaaatgtacataggcTCATGAGGTTTCTGTGAATCACGATAAGACACACGATGGTGGAATTACAGCAGATTATTAgagaatatatactgtaaacatgaTCACAAAATAAAGATATCTGTATTCCTGCACTCCTACATACCCATCAAAAGTTATATATGTTACATTCAGTTCATCATCCATCACGTTTCTCAAAGACAAACTGTTCATCTGTGACACAGGCAGATCATAGAACAGGCTCTCATCAGTAATAACTGACACTTGTGATGACATATGACCCGTTTTATCAAACTCTTCACCCCCATGGATCTCATTAAACTCTCCTCTAACATGTAAACAACTTCAGAAAACTCCAGAGTCCTAAACCCAGAGGTTTAGTTACTGTAGACCTGGAGTGACtccatcacagttttctgtGGTTAAAACAGCCTTTatgaaacagaaggaaacagtCTGATGTTTCCTTAAGAACTCTGAAAAAACATATACTTATATTAAAGAGACATTATGACTGAAACAAAGGAAGTAGTAGGTGACACTGTCATAGTTTGTGTTGTGTAGGGAGGAGGCCAGGTTGGACAGGTGATAAAACTCTGGACTTCAACAGAGAAACCACTgcttaataaaataaaatgtataacaGCTTTATGACAGTCTGACCTCTTTCCTCCATTTGTCActctcaacccaaccagtcgagtCAGAGACACTCGGAGTCCAACTGCTGAGTGGGAACTGGTGGGTTTCTGTCATGacttaaactgaaataaaactgaagctCGCTCACAGAGAATATACTCTGTGCTGTCACTAACCAAAACTGAACAAGCTAATCTGTTCTCCTGGTGTTTTTGGGAGTTAAGATACGATCATGTTCTGCCTCCAGGAAACAGCCGGTCACCCTTTACAGCTGCTTGGGTTTTTTATGTTGCCAAACTAACCGTCAGTATGATCAATAAAGCATTACAACCTTAAATACTGTTAGAAACTCATTGAGTACACTGTGACAGAGATGTATTGGCTTTACTGTAGCTGTATGTGCTCACTGCTGAGACCCCACAGGTCTACAAACATGAATCTCAGTTGAAGGAGTGAGGCTGGTTTTCTTGTTGGTtatcattatttaatttttaacaataaaacaagcaactgttttgtttttgcatacaACTACAGTttcagccacacacactgcCAGAAAATCCACCATTATGAAGACTTATATAactctttaaaacatttttggatGCTACTTGGACAGTTCTGCCATAGTCCAGTCTTTTCATGCTGTAAACTGAGACCCAAGAGTTTCAGTACTTTACAACTCTGACTCAAGTGTCAGATTTGTGTGGAGTAGAGTGCAGTACAAACATTACATTGAATGTATTAAGACTGTCAGTGGTGTGGAACATAAGACATCGATATCAGTGCTACAACAATATTTTATTAGTTTGAATTGCATGTATTAACAAATCTGAAACACAGGCAAACAAAGGCTTTTTGTGTTCAAGGATTAAGAGTTTAAATATTGACCATTacattaattcagtttttaaactcGACTTTTCAATGTTTAAAACGTTTAACCTCGCTCTATGGTCAGAACAATGAACCTCATCGAAACAGTCAGAACAGAGATACATAGTACGGCTAATTACatggaaaattaaaaagtattaGTGAAACTTGTTCCTGGATTGGTTTACAAGATCATTTTACTTGACAGAACAACCTCTTGAGGTGTTTAgagatttctttcattttcagtccatATATGATTGGATTAAAGAGAGGATGATAAAACCACttgtaaagtcattattaaacGTGCTGTTTTCGGAAAATCTGATTCTAGTCTAAGTATAATGATATCGTATGTACacaataatgaaaaactgattAGAACCAGCAGGTGAGGTAAaggtctgtgcagcttttttcctgaccTCTCTACAGCTCCTATAGGATATGATCAGTATCCTGATGTATGTAAAAACGATGTAAAGCAtaggaaaaaatacaatattgaGCAAAACAATCACACCATACACAGACAGCGCCCTTGAGCTCACACAGTGAAGTTTGTAAACTGAATTGTTACAAAAAATTCCTTTCAAAGTGAAGCTGCAGAGTTTTCTGTTAGCACTCAGTGTAGCTGACCTGCAACCTGAAAGGCAGGCAGAAGCCAAGCAAAAAccaagaaaacactgacagtagTTTTTGTCATGACGGTTGGATATTGTAGAGGTTTACATAtagacacatacctgtcataggccatggctgacaacagtaaaaactcaGAACCCCCtaaagtgtaaaatataaaatactgaaaatgacacagtggGTGCgatatgatctgtttttctgatAAAAAGTCCACCAAAAGCTTTGGGTAGATAGTAGTGCTGTAAAGAACAGAGTTCACTAacaaagctgcaatgaaaacGTACATAGGCTCATGGAGGTTTTTGTGAATCACAATAAGACACACAATAGTAGAATTACAGCAGATTATtagaatatatactgtaaaaataattacaaaataaacataTCTGTATTTTTCAACTTCTACATACCCACTTAGagttatatatgttttatttcttcatccATTGAGattgttaaacattttaaagaggCAGATAATAACCAGACATTTTTAGTTTGTAGATAGATCATATAATCTGGTTTTGAGTGTCACTCAGTTACCTGACCTTGAAATGCACACAGTATGTGTTCGTCTCTGTAGTTCACAGTTTGAGTTTGTGGAATGGTTTTATCAGACAGCTTCACTCTCAATGGATCTCATTAAACTATTCATCAATGAGACAACAACATGTGATCAACTTTgtccagctctggaggcctcAAACCAGTAGAAACTTTCTCACCTGTTTTACCTGGGCCTAATGTCGTCTGTTCCTGAATAATTATGGTAccatactgtaaatacattcaACGTTTTTAGCCATGGAAACTGACTATATTTCCTGCAGTAAGTGATCTCTTCCTCATACTGTGTTGATTAGTACCAGTTCATTTGAGATGTTACTTTCTAACTGAAGGGTTAAATCAGTTGGTGGTTGACAGCTGTGACAAGATATCCAGTtagaacacacaaacaaaagtctGGTGAAGGCATGGAGatacagcaaataaaaaacatcctGACAGGACCTTGAACTGCGGTACTGATGATCCCGACTGCGACCCACTTCTCAGGACTCAACACATTGTTGAGCAAATTATCCATATTGAAACAGTACAACTCTTGCAGTAAATGGGGGacacaaatgttttcagtcagtaGGATGTCTGACCTGGGTACAAGCAGCAACATAGTCCTGCATGTAGCATCTGTAGCATTTTTAGCATGGGCCATGAATTTGAAATAGCAAagagcctgtgaatattctcactCATCCAAGAacagttatctcaaggaaaagtttaatcgaaagcaactggacttagttatagtctagaagacgtttcacctcccagcctggtcagatgcgaacacgaactgatgaagcctcttggatgagaggtgaaatgtcttctagactataactaagtccagttgctttcgattaaactttTCCTTGAAATAGCAAAGAGGGCATCCATTGCTTCAGCACAGAGTCAGAACCAAAAGGTTAAAGGGATGTTGCCACAAGTGTAGGTGTGCAGGTGATTTCCAGTCACACTTCTTTGCACTTTAATTGGTGCCTTAACTTCCTttattcaaacaggaaacaagaaGGGAAACAAAGTAATAGATATGGACACGATTTGTGTAAATTGATGGCTACTGTGGTGGCCCCACTTCATAATTCAGAAAGACTGTGTCTCCTGGCCACAGTGAGGTCACTGAGGTCGACTGACCAATGCTCTCTGACTTAAAATCAATCTGCTTTGTAGTGGTGGTGGCCAACCTCTGGTTCTGTCTTCCCCTtgttataaaaaaaatgctgagtCATTGGATAGTTTTAAGAAGCTGCAGCCGTCAGTGTGTCCATAcatcccattcttgtgaatggTGATTTTTGGTGCAAACGTTCACTGAGACtgaaggatgaactgattaggTTTTGGTGTCCAAAGGTTAAAGATCAGGGTCACTGTTGCTTCACAATGTTTTTGGCCTCTTGAATGATTTTCCCTTgggggaatttcttcaaattttcaaattcaaaaacattcagttgGACTTGAAGACTTGAATTTTGTCAAAGGTCAATGATCAAGGTCATGGTGACCTCACCGTTTTATGAATGTGATATAGCGGGAAACCTGGAGGGAATTTCATCACATctggtacaaacattcacttgaactcaaggatgaactgattagaatttggtggtcaaaggttgAAAGTCTGTGACcttacaaaacatgtttttggccttgTGAAACCAATACCTCTGGAATGCATTGAGCACATTTATTCAAATTTgccacaaacattcacttggactctaGAATGAAGTCATTAGAATTTACTGGTTAGAGGTCAAGGGTCGAGGTCATTGTGACTGCACAAACACGTTTTTAGCTTAACAATTCACATGCTGATTAACTGCAGCTGGACCATTTggcagagacacacaaccacaagcagtaatactattttttttaaatagtttttttaatatatatatattatttcctctttttaattttgtctttttcctcaaTGTTTGCACTGTACAGCACCTTGTAACTTGTAACTTACTCACTTACTGTACCACAGAGATAGTGAGATGTTTTAAATCAGGGGAGTTTAGCCTCAGAGAGATCGAGGCAGCTATTGCAAAGTCAAACGAGGGTGGCCAAGTCATTTAGGATCTCTCCCAAAGCaacaaaaaaggaggaaagagagatcAGCAAGGATGGCACGGCCGACTGGCCTTACTGTgctgaaaagacaaacatgacAACTGAATGCATATCAGcacaaaatgaataattcacAGGCTTCTatctttcacatttttcttatgTTAGAAAGACCCTGAGGGAAAATGAAtgacttgatttttttaaataaaaaaatctacttACTTACTTTTGGCACCCCAAAAAAGTTCAAAGGTCATTTTGGGAAAGTGAGCACAGGAAATCTATTTTAGGCAGTTAATATCCTTAATAAATCTCATAAGTCAAGAATAAACATCCATACTCATGCTTTTACAGAAAATCACTTTCGAATGTTCCTTTCCTCTACGTTAATTTGTCCTGAAAAAACATTGACAATCATCAAGCTTTCTCTCTTACAGAGCTCTTATCATGACTGTTATTTTGGATACTATGATGATGATTCATTAATAGGGTTCTGCATTTGtgaatgaaacactgaaaataaaacttgtgATTCACAGGACAGAAAGGTTGGATTTTGGAGTAACTGCAGAAAATTGATCAGTCATCACATCCTGGAAGCTGATAATGCTCTTTACTGTGTGACAGTTATAAGGACAAATCTTAACATTAAACACTTGTCAAGGATCAGGTCAGACAAATCACATCTCTGTATTATTATGACAGAAAAACTCAGTATCGataacattatttcattttattttgacatagCAAACGTTTGAGGTGTTTAgagatttctttcatttttagtcCATATATGATTGGATTAAAGAGAGGATTATACACAGTTATCTGTAAAGTCATAAATAAACGTGCAAGTTTTGGAATATCAGATTCCAGTCGAACTATAATAACATCATACGTGCACAACAAGGAAAAGTTAATTAAAACCAGCAGGTGAGGTAAACAGgtctctgcagcttttttcctgactTCTTTGCAACTTCGATAGGTTGTGATAAATATTTTTGCATATGTAAAGACTATGAAGAGCATAGGAAAAAGTGCAACATTTAGCAAAATGAACACACCATATACAGAAATTGTTCTTGAAGTCTCACAATGAAGTTTGTAAATTGAGTTATTGCAAAAAATGACTCTCAAATTGAAGCCACAGAGCTTTTGATTAGCGCTCATTGTTGCTGATGCCACAAGCTGACAAGCAGGCACAAGCCAAGCTAAAACCAAGAAAATACTGATAGTAGTTTTTGTCATGATAGTTGGATATTGCAGAGGTTTACATAtagacacatacctgtcataggccatggctgacaacagtaaaaactctgAACCACCTATGGcataacacataaaatactGAACAAGACAGGCCTGATAGgatatgatctgtttttcagataaaaagtcaatCAAAAGTTTTGGGTAGATGTTAGTGCTGAACAGAACAGAGTTTAGTGacaaagctgcaatgaaaatgtacataggcTCATGGAGGTTTTGGTGAGTCCAGATCAGGTACACAATGGTAGAATTACTGCAGATTATtagaatatatactgtaaacatgaTTATAAAATAAAGGAATCTGTATTTGTGAACTTCCACATGCCCATCAAGAGTTATCatatatgttacatttaattcttcatccattaaaaaacatcaaatatcaaatattaattaaaatagaTAGAAATTACAACATGAATAtcaaaataaattgaaaaatgaaattgaaaaagGTCTCACTTTAAAGATTGGAATAACATGTTGCTGGTTTTggattcactcattcattcagagTGACCTGACCATGAAATGCACATAGTATACATGTATCTCTAAAATTCTACTGGAGcctttgaaatgttttttttatccgATAGCGTCACCCTCCATGGATCTCATTAAACTTTCCACTAAGAGTGACTAACATGTAAACAACTTTTTCAAACTCTGGAGGCCTGAATCCTGTTCTACACAGGTCTGTGAcctttatttttgacattatgCTGTTCATTTCTATGGAAGTTGGCaagataaataattaaaaatgtgttcattCTTACTCTCACTTAGCTTCTTACTAAAAGGCCGACGATACGACCAAAAGGAGAATACATCCCATAATATAGGATGCAATATATTGCAAATACATAGTCATTCATTTGCGATAGAGGGAATGTTTCTTGGTCCAGGGAGTGGTGGAGCTGTGAATTGTTGCCATTcttggagggagaaaaagatgGGTCAGGATAGTTTTTGGGCTTTGTTGGCCAGATTAAAGGGAGCAGAAAGTCAGGAAGTGCTGCACTAAATTCTAGCCTGGATATCAATAGTTCAGTAATCAGGAGAATTTATGGACATTGTGGCTAAAAAGACAGCTTTGCCTTTTCAGTCTTAAGTGTGGGGATTGTTTCTTGTGCCATATCTTCACTTCAGAGAATTACTGAGGATGCAAACTTGCCTGATGGTACTGGAAACATCCGAGTCAGAAGTTGTATACCACCCAGGGGTAAGACATCTTGGCAAGCCAAGACAGCTGAGGTATTTAGAAGGTCTTTTGGTAGATTTGAGTCACcctattttcatgtttttatccCAGTATCAAGAATTTTGCTTGGCTGTCATATGGGTTTATATATCCAAATGGACTGAATTGGCTTGCAAAAACTTGGTATATATGTCACGTGGTAGGAGTTTCCTTTTCTATTTTACCTTGCTTGTGGGAATGTGTCTCCAGGAGGCACTGCCACATCAGTCCATCTATGTCTGCCCCCTAACCTAACCCAATGAATTTTCTTCTAACATTGTGACATTGTGTGAATCTTCCTTTGTCTTTACCACCAATTTGTCATTCTCATATGGAAGTAAATTAAACTGCCACAAGCTTTCAGTCTGGTTAAACGGTTCAGCTGATGGGGGAAGAGTAGCAGTCAGGAGACACTGTGCCCTAGAAGAGTTGTGCTTTAGAAATTTTGATAGACCCTTGAGGCTGTAGTCCTACTGACATGCCAAGCTTAGTTTGTTCACCCTGAAAGCCCTTTGGATGTTCTTGATTTGGGTGAGCAGTGGGTAACTGTGGACAACATGGACACCGTGATTCCAtggttccaaaaaaaaaaaaaaaaaaaaaaatcactgtgctGATGAAGTGGGGTGCAACCacctggtggtggtggctgaCAGGTAGCTGGCAGGTGATTCATAGGGCCAGTGACTCAAGGCAACAATCTTCAAGTAACTCACAGCAGTGATGTTCAGGTGACTCATGGTGGTGGTGGACAGATGACTCATAAGTGCAATCAACAGACACATGTAGTGTTGATGTCTGATCCAAAACAAATTGAGTAGTATTACATTCACCACATGGATTCATGTACAATGCACATACAAATATGGCAAGCCAGTTCCACTTGTTAATTAAGGCTTTAAGTTGAGATTACTGGTCATTAGGTTAAGAATCTGTTATGTCCTCCAAGTATTGATATAAGAGAGCAGAGTTAAATGGAAATCAAGGTATACTCTGTGATAAATTCATGATTTGAGAAATGATTTCAAAGAGGATTCTGTAACCTTAGTGGATGTCGTCTGGCAGATTGTTCTATAGGTTTGGGGCTCTGGCAGCAAAGTCTCAGTCACTTTGGCCTTTAGTCTTCTTGGATATCCACTGCTTAAAGATCTCACAGCTCACAGGGACCCCACAATTCAGAACCGATACATATCAAGTCCATGCAGTGCTTTAAAAGTTTTCAGTGTATTATTCAGTCTAACTCTTATACAAACAAGCAGCCAGTGTTAAGAGCAATTGTACAGTCCATTTAAAGCAAAATTCAGAATAAAACTTGTGGTTCACAGGACAGAAATGTGGGATTTTAGAACATTTAATTAGgaaattaatcagttatcacaTCGTGTAGAATTATGAACTTATCAATCTTGataacattatttcattttatcttgACGTAGCAAATGTTTGAGGTGTTTAgagatttctttcatttttatcccATATATGATTGGATTAAATAGAGGATGATACAAAACTATttgtaaagtcattattaaacGAGCAATTTTAGGAATATCAGATTCCAGTCGAACTATAATAACATCATACGTGCACAACAAGGAAAAGTTAATTAAAACCAGCAGGTGAGGTAAACAGgtctctgcagcttttttcctgactTCTTTGCAACTTCGATAGGTTGTGATAAATATTTTTGCATATGTAAAGATTATGAAGAGCATAGGAAAAAGTGCAACATTTAGCAAAATGAACACACCATATACAGAAATTGTTCTTGAAGTCTCACAATGAAGTTTGTAAATTGAGTTATTGCAAAAAATGACTCTCAAATTGAAGCCACAGAGCTTTTGATTAGCGCTCATTGTTGCTGATGCCACAAGCTGACAAGCAGGCACAAGCCAAGCTAAAACCAAGAAAATACTGATAGTAGTTTTTGTCATGATAGTTGGATATTGCAGAGGTTTACATAtagacacatacctgtcatagGCCATGGCTGACAACAGTAAGAATTCTGAACCGCCTAaagcataaaacataaaatactgaACAAGACAGGCCTGATAGgatatgatctgtttttcagataaaaagtcGACCAAAAGTTTTGGGTAGATGTTAGTGCTGAACAGAACAGAGTTTAGTGacaaagctgcaatgaaaatgtacataggcTCATGGAGGTTTTGGTGAGTCCAGATCAGGTACACAATGGTAGAATTACTGCAGATTATTAGCATATACACAATACAAATTATCATAAAATAAAGGTATCTGTATCTGTGAACTTCCACATGCCCAGCAAGAGTTATCatatatgttacatttaattcttcatccattaaaaaacatcaaatatcaaatattgatttttaaaataggCAGAAAACACGTGAGCAACAATAtgtgaattaaactgaattaaaaatcactttaaagATTGGAATAACATGCTACCTGTATTAGATTGCCTTATTCATTCATAGTTAAATGACCATGAAATGCACCTAGTACATGCTTATCTCTAAAACTCGAACAGGTTTGCTGTTGGAgcctgtaaaatgtttttatcagatAGCCTCACTCTCCATGGATCTCATTAAACTTTCCACTAAGAGTAactaacattaaaaacaactttatcAAACTCTGGAGGCCTGAATCCACAGGTGCCATTAGACCTGAGCAGCTATACACTGagcagccacaacattaaaaccactgaccaCCACAGTCAAGTCAATAACTTTGATTATCTAGCTACAGTGctgtttgaaaaaagaaattaaccTTATTAAATGTACATCCAAATTCCAATTTGTAAAGCAGACCTtccaaataatttatttattcaatgaAAGTGGTTTATctcataaaaaatgaaaatttgccATGTGTGTTAACCCTTTTCGTTAGTAGCTTGTGGCACCTTTTGTAGCCATTGCTTCAACCAAACGTCCTCTGTAACCACTAACCGGTCTCTCGCATTTGCTTTTAAGGGGTTTTTTAAGAGGAATTCATGGATACCTAGATATAATGGAGATGTCCAAGTCTGGAGGTAGAAAAGCAGCCCCCAGACCTTCACATTTCCACCATTGTGCTTCACTTGGCTTCACATTCTTGGTATGCAGTGCTGGTTTTTCTCCAAACATGTTGGTTTTTATTGTGACCAAATAATTCTATTTTGCAGTCATCTATCCAGAGAATGGACTTCAAGAAGGCCTCTGGTTTGTCCAAGTGCTCTCTGGCAAAGTTTAAACAGACACCTTTGTTCTGTCTTGAGAGCAGAGGCTTCCCTCATGTCTACTTGTTTTCATCTTATTGTAGATGCATGTACATTTATCACAGATGCTGCCAGAGAGGTCTGCAACTCTCTAGAGGTGATGTGTGGGTTGGCCTTTacctgatttattattttttggtgATTGTTTTGCTGGACATCCACTTCCAGGCAGAGTTGCAGTCATGTTGAATGCCCTCCATTTGTAATTGATTTGTAGTGGTTGGATGGAGCTGGAATCTTTTGTAGTTGTCTTATAGTTTTCCCAAGACTGGCCAGCTGTCATTACCTTCTTCCTGATGTCCTCGGAtgtcttctttcctctctgcattgCTGATCTGTGTGGGTACACCTTGGTACTACAGTGCTTTGATTGGTTTCTTCTCTTTTAGTCAGTGCTGCTCAAACCCTTACTAAGGATATCCCTTTTGGGACAAACAGCACTGATTAAAGTTACCAACAATCTTCTAATGGCCTTAGACTTGTCTCTATGTTTGTCCTGTTAGACCTTACTGCTACATTTGACACCACTGATCACAAGATTTTATCACAGAGACTGGGACATGTCATTGGGGCTAAAGCGACAGCACTAGGCTGGTTTAAGTCAGGCTTATCAGATAGATTCCAGTTTGTTCAAGTCAACAACTCTTCCAAGCACACAAAAGTTAGTCATGGAGTTTTACATGGCTCTGTGCTTGGACTGATATTTTTCACCCTGTATATGCTTTCTTTaggcaatattatcaggaagcaccaaaatcattttcagttctatgcagatgacacccaGTTGTATTTATCTACGAAGCTGGATGAAACTAAACTAGGTAGTCAAACTTCAGGCACGTCTTCAGAACACAAAGGTCTGGATGACCTgtaattttttacttttaaattcaGGAGTCGTAACTGACCAGAACATAACCTATTTGTTATACAAAGATTTTTATcctatcttttttattttacgcagattttttattattaaggTTTAAAAGGTGTTTTATGTTAACTTTCCCAGCATTTCTGCACTAAAGCgattttgttgtgttgtcatgattttttgtttttttaaacatacaaatattatTGGTATTTCTGCagtatttttaggtgataaTCTGTAACGTAACATTACATGTCTGTCATTTAAAGGTGGTGTCTATTTTATGTGATATTTTAGTGTTTTccatgtttaatttttcattaattGACAAAGGTTTCCTTGGCAGCAAAGCACTCTGACTGTAAAATAACAGCTATGTAATGTATTTGTAACACATTCTGCAACCATTATGTTACAGTTTTACACACACTTCCAAGTAAAAGACATCAAACATTGTTGTGACTTCAGGCCTCCAGGGTTTGATAAAGACTTTTACCT encodes:
- the LOC108891934 gene encoding olfactory receptor 11A1-like, whose protein sequence is MDEELNVTYMITLDGHVEVHKYRFLYFIIMFTVYILIICSNSTIVYLIWTHQNLHEPMYIFIAALSLNSVLFSTNIYPKLLIDFLSEKQIISYQACLVQYFMCYAIGGSEFLLLSAMAYDRYVSICKPLQYPTIMTKTTISIFLVLAWLVPACQLVASATMSANQKLCGFNLRVIFCNNSIYKLHCETSRTISVYGVFILLNVALFPMLFIVFTYAKIFITTYRSCKEVRKKAAETCLPHLLVLINFSLLCTYDVIIVRLESDIPKLARLFMTLQITVYNPLFNPIIYGLKMKEISKHLKRLLCQNKMK
- the LOC108891935 gene encoding olfactory receptor 13C2-like, producing MDEELNVTYMITLAGHVEVHRYRYLYFMIICIVYMLIICSNSTIVYLIWTHQNLHEPMYIFIAALSLNSVLFSTNIYPKLLVDFLSEKQIISYQACLVQYFMFYALGGSEFLLLSAMAYDRYVSICKPLQYPTIMTKTTISIFLVLAWLVPACQLVASATMSANQKLCGFNLRVIFCNNSIYKLHCETSRTISVYGVFILLNVALFPMLFIIFTYAKIFITTYRSCKEVRKKAAETCLPHLLVLINFSLLCTYDVIIVRLESDIPKIARLIMTLQIVLYHPLFNPIIYGIKMKEISKHLKHLLRQDKMK